Proteins from a genomic interval of Desulfurobacterium sp. TC5-1:
- a CDS encoding metallophosphoesterase, with product MKIDIISDLHLTKASSINIEPESDLIIIAGDVSSDADITIDFLNSLSKKYKSVIYTFGNIELWCSNNPYNKLNYIKDRTNDNVFILDFSRCVKVNNIVITGGIYISPENLTNQDKENIADYSKFVEKLSLLSKSSIYKHIKELNPRIIVTHYPPISVSQLKRIYDIKEIKFEKLWIFGHYHQFKSFAGIHPVAKNILYVSNASDTIMTLEI from the coding sequence ATGAAAATCGACATTATTTCTGACCTACACTTAACAAAAGCTTCCAGCATCAACATAGAACCGGAAAGTGACTTGATAATCATCGCCGGTGATGTCAGCTCTGACGCTGACATCACTATCGATTTTTTAAATAGCCTCTCAAAAAAATACAAATCAGTAATTTATACATTTGGAAATATTGAACTATGGTGCAGCAATAATCCTTACAACAAATTAAATTACATAAAAGATAGGACAAATGATAATGTTTTCATTCTTGATTTTTCCAGATGTGTTAAGGTAAACAACATAGTAATCACTGGAGGAATATACATATCACCCGAAAACCTCACGAATCAGGATAAAGAGAATATTGCGGACTACAGTAAATTCGTAGAAAAGCTATCTTTACTGTCTAAAAGTTCAATTTACAAACATATAAAGGAATTAAATCCACGGATAATAGTCACCCACTACCCACCAATTTCCGTATCGCAATTAAAAAGAATCTATGACATAAAAGAAATAAAATTTGAAAAACTGTGGATATTTGGACATTACCATCAGTTTAAATCATTCGCAGGAATCCATCCTGTCGCAAAAAATATTTTATACGTAAGTAACGCATCCGACACAATAATGACATTGGAAATATAA
- the purT gene encoding formate-dependent phosphoribosylglycinamide formyltransferase, with protein MLGTPLLKNADKIMLLGSGELGKEVTIEAQRLGIEVIAVDRYQNAPAMQVAHRSYVIDMLDGNAIRAIVEREKPELIVPEIEAIHTPTLLELEKEGYTVIPTARATRLTMDREGIRRVAAEKLGLKTAKYAFADTMEELAEAVKYVGLPAVIKPIMSSSGKGQSIIKTLAEIEEAWKYAQSTKRGMGTRVIVEEFIEFDTEITLLTIRAVNGTFFCEPIGHLQIKGDYNESWQPAGISEIAKKRAQEIAKKITDELGGLGIFGVELFIKGDDVIFSEVSPRPHDTGMVTMITQDMSEFELHIRAILGFNINPPKLLYPAGASKVILSDVKGWNPGYTGVEEAMAMKNVKVRLFGKPNTKPGRRMGVVLAAGGSVEEARKLANEAAAKIKVVV; from the coding sequence ATGTTAGGAACACCACTACTTAAAAATGCAGACAAGATAATGCTCCTTGGTTCAGGAGAGCTTGGAAAGGAAGTAACTATTGAAGCACAAAGACTTGGGATAGAAGTTATAGCGGTTGATAGGTATCAAAATGCTCCTGCTATGCAGGTAGCCCACAGAAGCTATGTTATCGATATGTTAGACGGAAACGCTATCAGGGCAATCGTCGAAAGGGAAAAACCGGAACTGATAGTTCCAGAGATTGAAGCAATCCATACACCTACACTACTTGAACTTGAGAAAGAGGGATATACGGTAATACCAACTGCAAGGGCAACAAGACTCACAATGGATAGAGAGGGAATAAGAAGAGTAGCCGCTGAAAAGTTAGGCCTTAAAACTGCAAAGTATGCTTTTGCAGATACGATGGAAGAACTTGCAGAAGCTGTTAAATACGTGGGACTTCCCGCCGTCATAAAACCTATAATGTCATCTTCTGGAAAAGGACAGAGCATCATAAAAACATTGGCAGAAATAGAAGAGGCATGGAAATATGCTCAAAGTACGAAGAGGGGAATGGGAACAAGGGTAATCGTTGAAGAATTTATTGAATTTGATACAGAAATAACACTACTAACAATAAGAGCAGTAAATGGAACATTCTTCTGTGAGCCGATAGGACATCTCCAGATAAAGGGCGACTACAACGAAAGCTGGCAGCCGGCAGGTATCAGTGAAATAGCCAAGAAACGGGCACAGGAAATTGCCAAAAAAATAACTGATGAGCTTGGAGGACTTGGAATCTTTGGCGTTGAACTATTTATAAAAGGTGATGATGTGATCTTCAGCGAGGTCTCACCAAGACCACACGACACAGGAATGGTAACAATGATAACTCAGGACATGAGTGAATTTGAACTTCACATAAGAGCAATACTTGGCTTTAACATAAATCCGCCTAAATTACTCTATCCTGCAGGGGCATCAAAAGTGATACTCTCTGATGTTAAAGGATGGAATCCTGGATACACAGGTGTTGAAGAGGCAATGGCTATGAAAAATGTAAAAGTAAGGCTCTTTGGAAAGCCTAACACAAAGCCTGGAAGAAGGATGGGCGTTGTTTTAGCAGCAGGTGGTAGTGTCGAAGAGGCAAGAAAACTTGCCAATGAAGCTGCAGCAAAAATAAAGGTTGTGGTGTAG
- the pdxA gene encoding 4-hydroxythreonine-4-phosphate dehydrogenase PdxA, with protein sequence MGDPAGVGPEIVIKSIESLDALGFPLRIYCSFSVLESLGFDKFRSFKNLIFVDVFPNCNVVPGVVSLESGRAQFAYLQAVVEDLKKGLLWGVVTLPINKKAIKLAGFKFPGHTEYFASEFGVSDFAMMLANSKLKVVLETIHVPLRKVPILISTESILKKIFLVHRYFPNERIAVAGLNPHAGENGLFGDEEEKIIVPAIEKAKGAGIPVEGPFPSDTVFNRAISGEFGTVVCMYHDQGLIPVKLTGFSEAVNITLGLPFVRTSVGHGTAYDIAGKGIADNRSFLSAVNFALSIKSRAGV encoded by the coding sequence ATGGGTGATCCGGCCGGTGTAGGGCCGGAAATAGTTATAAAAAGTATTGAAAGCCTTGATGCGCTTGGCTTTCCTTTGAGAATTTATTGTTCATTTTCCGTTTTAGAAAGTCTTGGTTTTGACAAATTTCGCTCTTTTAAAAATCTTATTTTTGTAGATGTTTTTCCAAACTGTAATGTTGTTCCGGGCGTTGTTTCCCTTGAATCTGGCAGGGCACAGTTTGCATATCTTCAGGCGGTTGTAGAGGATTTAAAGAAGGGTTTGCTCTGGGGGGTTGTAACTTTACCTATAAATAAGAAGGCAATTAAACTTGCCGGTTTTAAATTTCCCGGTCATACGGAGTACTTTGCGTCTGAGTTTGGTGTTTCCGATTTTGCCATGATGCTTGCAAACTCAAAGCTTAAGGTTGTCCTTGAGACCATTCACGTTCCTTTAAGGAAAGTTCCGATTCTCATCTCTACAGAATCCATTTTAAAAAAGATTTTCCTCGTTCACAGATACTTTCCGAATGAAAGAATAGCGGTTGCAGGACTTAATCCCCATGCCGGTGAGAATGGACTTTTTGGTGACGAGGAGGAAAAGATAATTGTTCCTGCTATAGAAAAGGCGAAAGGAGCCGGTATCCCTGTTGAAGGTCCTTTTCCTTCAGATACTGTGTTTAACAGGGCGATTTCCGGTGAGTTTGGAACGGTGGTATGTATGTATCACGATCAGGGATTGATTCCTGTTAAGCTTACAGGTTTTTCTGAAGCTGTTAATATAACTCTTGGTCTTCCCTTTGTCAGAACATCGGTGGGTCATGGTACCGCCTATGATATTGCCGGTAAGGGTATAGCTGATAACAGAAGTTTTCTATCTGCCGTTAACTTCGCTTTGAGTATTAAAAGTAGAGCTGGTGTGTGA
- a CDS encoding NAD(P)H-dependent oxidoreductase subunit E: MKEEKFFLIEELLKIQEENELHYIPEEKILELAKKTGRSPADIHSVISFYPRLSDKPRGKYLIRVCENLPCHIEGAQEVIDAIKNFLDIDFGQSTPDGKFYLERTSCLGLCAAAPVILINNVPYGNLTPEKVVEVLKEYMEGDND; this comes from the coding sequence ATGAAAGAGGAAAAGTTCTTTCTGATAGAGGAGCTTCTAAAAATTCAAGAAGAGAATGAACTTCATTATATTCCTGAAGAAAAGATCCTTGAGCTTGCCAAAAAGACCGGTAGAAGTCCCGCCGATATCCACTCTGTAATTTCTTTCTATCCCAGGCTTTCTGATAAACCAAGAGGAAAGTATTTAATAAGGGTTTGTGAGAACCTTCCCTGTCACATAGAAGGTGCTCAGGAAGTTATAGATGCAATTAAAAATTTTTTAGATATAGACTTTGGTCAGTCAACGCCGGATGGGAAGTTCTATCTTGAACGTACTTCTTGCCTTGGATTGTGTGCTGCTGCTCCGGTGATTCTTATAAACAACGTGCCTTACGGAAATTTAACGCCTGAAAAGGTCGTTGAGGTTTTGAAGGAATATATGGAGGGCGACAATGATTGA
- the nuoF gene encoding NADH-quinone oxidoreductase subunit NuoF, whose amino-acid sequence MIDFKVIGEPIILKNARKICPNDIEKCMEAGRYGALRKAITEMKPEEVIEEIKRSQLRGRGGAGFPTGLKFELAAKEKSDKKYVVVNGEEGEPGTFKDRIIMEDSPHLLIEGTILAGYAIGADEGIICVRCDYIKAIERLEKAIADAYDRGLLGKNIFGTDFSFDITIERGAGAYVCGEETALLEMIEGKRGEPRKKPPFPPQKGLYGKPTVVNNVETLANLPFIISEGADRFLEFGIEGSHGTKLFSLSGDIEWKGLIEIPFGATIKEIIELAGGVKGGKKLKAVILGGVSGTLVRYDEVDISVDYHSLGVIEAGPGCGTIIVLDETRDIVDVTENIMEFFRTESCGKCRPCSLGTVSLCNLIHRIKEGNGTEEDLKKIEKISIGMRKASFCGLGQTAPNILYQSIQKFRDEWLAHVRGGKNG is encoded by the coding sequence ATGATTGATTTTAAGGTTATTGGGGAACCTATCATTCTTAAAAATGCCCGTAAGATATGTCCTAATGACATAGAAAAGTGTATGGAGGCAGGTAGGTACGGAGCTTTAAGGAAAGCCATTACTGAAATGAAACCGGAAGAAGTAATAGAGGAGATAAAAAGATCTCAGCTTCGTGGTAGAGGTGGTGCTGGCTTCCCCACGGGGTTGAAGTTTGAACTTGCAGCGAAAGAAAAGTCGGATAAAAAGTACGTGGTTGTTAATGGTGAAGAGGGAGAACCGGGGACATTTAAGGATAGAATAATAATGGAGGATTCGCCACACCTTCTCATAGAGGGGACGATCCTTGCCGGTTACGCGATAGGTGCTGATGAGGGAATAATATGTGTAAGGTGTGACTACATAAAAGCGATTGAAAGACTTGAAAAAGCAATAGCTGATGCTTACGATAGAGGCCTTTTAGGTAAAAATATTTTTGGAACGGACTTTTCCTTTGATATAACCATTGAAAGAGGTGCCGGTGCCTATGTCTGCGGCGAAGAGACAGCGCTTCTTGAGATGATAGAAGGAAAGCGTGGAGAACCGAGAAAAAAACCACCTTTCCCGCCGCAGAAAGGGCTTTATGGAAAACCCACTGTTGTTAACAATGTCGAAACGCTTGCAAATCTTCCCTTTATTATAAGTGAAGGTGCAGATAGGTTTCTTGAATTTGGTATAGAAGGTTCTCACGGAACGAAGCTTTTCAGCCTATCAGGAGATATTGAGTGGAAAGGTCTTATAGAGATTCCTTTCGGTGCGACAATAAAGGAAATTATAGAACTTGCAGGCGGGGTAAAAGGTGGTAAGAAACTTAAAGCGGTTATTTTAGGAGGAGTATCCGGAACGCTTGTCAGGTACGATGAGGTTGATATCTCGGTCGATTACCATTCACTCGGTGTTATTGAAGCAGGTCCCGGATGTGGGACGATTATTGTCCTTGATGAGACGAGAGATATAGTAGATGTAACTGAGAATATTATGGAGTTTTTCAGGACGGAATCCTGCGGTAAGTGCCGTCCGTGCAGTCTTGGAACAGTTTCTCTCTGTAATCTTATTCACAGAATAAAAGAGGGTAACGGAACGGAGGAAGACCTTAAAAAAATAGAAAAAATATCCATAGGAATGAGAAAGGCTTCATTCTGCGGACTTGGTCAGACTGCGCCCAACATTCTATATCAGTCCATTCAAAAGTTTAGAGATGAATGGCTTGCCCACGTGAGAGGAGGTAAGAATGGCTGA
- a CDS encoding NADH-dependent [FeFe] hydrogenase, group A6, producing MAETVTIKIDGKKYTVESGQTILEICKKLGIYIPTLCFMEEISEGGHCGLCIVDVKGAKTFQRACITEVRDGMEIETNTPAVREVRKTVFEMILADHKVECPVCKRDETCEIRKVAKHLGFPDFEVEPIYRDEGVDNSIISREPAKCIKCQRCVNTCELIPGIGIYGYFGKGHDATVEPPESLSMSDTPCIVCGQCVVRCPTGALTERDDTEKVLEAIYDPDKVVFASFAPSVRVAIGEPFGMEPGEVVVGKLVSALRKLGFDRVYDVNFGADLTIVEEANELIERIKNGGVLPMATSCCPGWVSFVERFYPEFIPNLSSCKSPQAMLGALVKNYMKEVEGIPEENVVHVTIMPCTAKKYEASRPELSGDTDYVLTTRELARLLKRFDIDLSKLPEDEADKPFGDYTGAATIFGVTGGVMEAALRTAVDWLSGGTFEKLEFTAVRGVEDLKFAEVDINGTTVRVAVAHTLSAAERLLQMIKNGEVEVHFFEVMACPGGCVGGGGQPIPSTAEVVRKRAEGLYSDDERRVLRKSHENPYVKAVYEKYLGAIGGEKAHHILHTTYRKRPSWEEVFKRAV from the coding sequence ATGGCTGAGACGGTTACCATAAAAATAGACGGCAAAAAATACACGGTGGAATCGGGACAGACGATTCTTGAGATTTGTAAAAAACTTGGTATTTACATTCCCACGCTCTGCTTTATGGAAGAGATAAGCGAAGGCGGGCATTGTGGCCTCTGTATTGTTGATGTGAAGGGCGCTAAAACATTTCAGAGGGCGTGCATAACGGAAGTTAGGGACGGCATGGAAATTGAGACAAACACGCCTGCTGTTAGGGAGGTGAGGAAGACTGTCTTTGAGATGATTTTGGCTGACCACAAGGTAGAGTGTCCGGTCTGCAAAAGGGATGAAACCTGTGAGATAAGAAAAGTCGCAAAACACCTTGGCTTTCCAGACTTTGAAGTGGAACCGATATACAGAGACGAAGGCGTTGACAATTCCATAATTTCAAGGGAACCGGCAAAGTGTATTAAGTGCCAGAGGTGCGTTAATACCTGTGAACTTATTCCGGGTATCGGTATTTACGGGTATTTCGGAAAGGGGCACGATGCAACTGTTGAGCCGCCTGAATCTCTATCAATGTCGGATACACCGTGTATTGTGTGCGGCCAGTGTGTCGTAAGATGTCCGACAGGTGCTCTTACAGAGAGGGATGATACCGAAAAGGTTTTAGAGGCTATATATGATCCTGATAAAGTCGTTTTTGCCTCTTTTGCTCCTTCTGTTAGGGTTGCAATCGGTGAACCTTTTGGAATGGAACCTGGAGAGGTTGTGGTCGGAAAACTTGTTTCTGCTTTGAGAAAGCTCGGATTTGACAGGGTTTACGACGTAAACTTTGGTGCAGATCTTACAATTGTTGAAGAGGCCAACGAACTGATTGAAAGGATAAAAAATGGCGGTGTTCTGCCGATGGCAACTTCCTGTTGTCCCGGATGGGTGAGTTTCGTGGAGAGATTTTATCCAGAGTTTATTCCTAACCTCTCTTCCTGTAAGTCACCACAAGCAATGCTTGGTGCACTTGTAAAAAACTACATGAAAGAGGTTGAGGGTATTCCGGAAGAGAATGTTGTTCACGTTACCATTATGCCATGTACGGCGAAAAAGTATGAAGCTTCAAGGCCCGAACTTAGTGGCGATACAGATTATGTTCTGACGACAAGGGAACTTGCAAGACTGCTTAAACGGTTTGATATAGATCTTTCAAAACTACCAGAAGATGAAGCGGATAAGCCTTTTGGTGATTACACAGGTGCGGCTACTATTTTTGGTGTTACCGGTGGTGTTATGGAGGCTGCTCTAAGGACGGCTGTTGATTGGCTTTCAGGTGGTACTTTTGAAAAGCTTGAATTTACTGCCGTTCGAGGTGTGGAAGATCTTAAATTTGCAGAAGTTGACATAAACGGAACAACTGTTAGGGTTGCTGTTGCACATACGCTCTCTGCTGCTGAAAGATTGCTCCAGATGATTAAGAATGGTGAGGTAGAAGTTCACTTCTTTGAGGTTATGGCGTGTCCCGGTGGATGTGTCGGTGGTGGCGGTCAGCCTATACCTTCAACTGCCGAGGTTGTTAGAAAGAGGGCGGAAGGTCTTTACAGTGATGATGAAAGAAGGGTTTTAAGGAAATCTCACGAGAACCCTTACGTAAAAGCTGTTTACGAGAAATATTTAGGTGCAATCGGTGGTGAGAAAGCCCATCATATTCTTCATACCACTTACAGAAAACGTCCTTCCTGGGAAGAGGTATTTAAGAGGGCTGTTTAA